A window of the Henckelia pumila isolate YLH828 chromosome 3, ASM3356847v2, whole genome shotgun sequence genome harbors these coding sequences:
- the LOC140889895 gene encoding uncharacterized protein: MLCDAFGMHEGSTSNENNIGASTSHTSMESNVKDFYQLIEEGKQQLYVGCTEFSKLTFLVELFQLKVSGKWSDNSFTTLLDFLRRVLPSDAHVPASFYEAKKLISKLGLHYEKIHACPNDCMIYWGETENEQACKVCHLSRWKNLQKPSKQSCKGRKKRILVKIPSKVFWYFPLKPRLQRLFMSSKTSESMQWHFKKRVSDGTLRHPADSQAWKAFDERHCEFASDPRNVRLGLATNGFNPFKNQSTAHSTWPVVLLPYNLPPWECMKPHSIILSTLIPGPKAPGNDIDVYLRPLLTELKDLWENGIATYDACDKEMFQMRAALLWTISDFPGLGCLSGWNTYAKNACPTCADKTDALYLKHGKKWSFRGHRRFLPPDAEIRTMSSYGKPEHRELDLVPLSGSDVLRMTLNKNVVFGKSSASKPAAKIKTGSMEQMWRKKNDSTKSKDNYAARKDLKILDIMKQLWPRTQPDGAEYLPPACFCLTKAEKKIFCSVLKDIRVHDAYEARVAGPVNYRWMYPIEGRPTKGCQIVTLDDKTRNQAHRYILSNCTALQPYRDELKNELKRIHRYGQRPSNSQLDDMVRLQFPEWFARRVDRENEQIEDLDLRVLSRGPNPIAFSYRGFNINGLKVDQFGFSLVNFSRLIHTGEREEHEPFVLSSQAQMVYYVRDPKDEDWYCVIRHTPRDTYNMGDEDYMDTMHFIHNSVSNMQLILGDVNSTDVELIRDDVDGSMVDVLPEVENKTDDENLLVSAFDRVFGSWFGIYFVNKDRFREVKTNRVLILCSFAL, encoded by the exons atgttatgtgatgcatttGGAATGCACGAAGGTTCTACAAGTAATGAAAACAATATTGGCGCATCGACGAGTCATACATCAATGGAGTCTAATGTGAAAGATTTTTATCAATTAATAGAGGAAGGGAAACAACAGTTATATGTCGGTTGCACAGAGTTTTCTAAACTAACGTTCCTTGTTGAGTTATTTCAATTGAAAGTGAGTGGAAAATGGAGTGATAATTCATTTACGACATTGTTGGACTTTCTTCGTCGAGTACTTCCATCTGATGCTCATGTGCCTGCGTCTTTTTATGAAGCAAAGAAATTAATTTCTAAATTAGGACTTCATTATGAAAAGATACATGCTTGTCcaaatgattgcatgatttattggGGGGAGACTGAGAATGAGCAAGCTTGCAAAGTGTGTCACCTTTCAAGATGGAAAAATTTGCAGAAACCGTCGAAGCAGTCATGTAAAGGTAGGAAAAAACGTATTTTGGTTAAAATTCCATCCAAGGTCTTTTGGTATTTTCCATTGAAACCAAGACTGCAACGATTATTCATGTCATCCAAGACATCTGAGAGTATGCAGTGGCATTTCAAGAAGCGTGTGTCTGATGGAACTCTGAGGCACCCAGCTGATTCTCAAGCATGGAAGGCGTTTGATGAACGACATTGTGAATTTGCATCTGATCCTAGAAACGTACGTTTGGGACTCGCCACCAATGGATTTAATCCATTTAAAAATCAAAGTACTGCGCATAGTACTTGGCCTGTTGTCCTATTGCCTTACAATTTGCCACCTTGGGAATGCATGAAGCCTCATTCTATCATATTATCCACACTTATTCCAGGTCCAAAAGCACCTGGAAATGATATTGATGTGTATTTACGCCCTTTGTTGACTGAATTGAAAGATTTGTGGGAAAATGGGATTGCTACATATGACGCTTGTGACAAGGAAATGTTTCAAATGCGGGCCGCATTACTTTGGACAATCAGTGACTTTCCTGGTTTGGGATGCTTATCTGGATGGAATACATATGCAAAGAACGCATGTCCAACTTGTGCTGATAAGACTGATGCATTGTACTTGAAGCATGGTAAAAAATGGTCATTTAGAGGGCATCGTCGTTTTCTACCACCTGATGCAGAAATTCGAACAATGTCCAGTTATGGCAAGCCAGAGCATCGTGAGTTAGACTTGGTGCCACTATCTGGATCTGATGTTCTTAGAATGACTTTGAACAAGAATGTGGTTTTTGGTAAGAGTAGTGCTTCAAAACCAGCTGCAAAAATAAAAACCGGGTCAATGGAACAAATGTGGAGAAAAAAAA ATGATTCCACAAAGAGTAAAGATAATTATGCCGCACGtaaagatttaaaaattttggatatTATGAAACAATTATGGCCACGGACACAACCAGATGGTGCAGAGTATTTGCCAcctgcatgtttttgtttgaccaaagctgaaaaaaaaatattttgttctgTATTGAAAGATATCCGTGTTCATGATG cttatgaagcaagagttgctGGGCCAGTAAATTATCGGTGGATGTATCCAATTGAAG GTCGACCGACAAAAGGGTGTCAAATAGTTACTTTGGATGACAAAACTCGAAACCAAGCTCATAGATATATTCTCTCTAATTGTACAGCATTGCAACCATATCGTGA TGAACTGAAAAATGAATTGAAGAGAATACATAGATATGGTCAGCGTCCAAGTAATTCTCAATTAGATGACATGGTTAGACTGCAATTTCCAGAATGGTTTGCAAGACGA GTTGATCGTGAAAATGAACAAATTGAAGACTTAGATCTGAGGGTACTTTCACGTGGTCCAAATCCAATAGCATTTAGTTACCGTGGGTTCAACATAAATG GTTTGAAAGTTGATCAATTTGGATTTTCATTGGTGAATTTTTCACGCTTGATACATACAGGAGAACGTGAGGAACATGAACCTTTTGTTTTGTCTTCGCAAGCTCAAATGGTTTATTATGTTCGTGATCCAAAGGACGAGGATTGGTACTGTGTCATTCGTCACACACCAAGAGATACATACAATATGGGTGATGAAGATTACATGGATacaatgcattttattcatAATAGTGTTTCTAATATGCAGTTGATATTAGGTGATGTAAATAGTACAGATGTTGAGTTAATTAGAGATGATGTAGATGGCTCAATGGTTGATGTTCTTCCAGAGGTGGAGAATAAAACTGATGATGaaaatctt TTGGTTTCTGCATTTGATCGTGTATTTGGCTCTTGGTTTGGTATTTACTTTGTCAACAAGGATAGATTTAGAGAGGTGAAGACAAATCGTGTGTTGATCCTTTGTTCTTTTGCATTGTGA